The genomic DNA aatatcatatttaaaattttgctattgtagttccatcgtgtaggggcagcagtgggaaatcgtttttttatttgacaatcgagaagggaaattcttcttgaagacttacaaaaaaaagttgaaaatgacaacatacggctgaaaaaacgtttgcatccggatatatgtttaacagattgcgacaaaactaaattcaatctgtgagcgtaacaatggacaaataaagaattaggacaaatatctcgaatttttcgttgcactccattatgctccccggacattacagccgctccatcgtacgtttgtgcaattaatttgtccaaacaaccaaattcttccaaggtctcacgtatgtgctgaaaaagagcattagctgttctattgggactaacatcgacaaatccaacaaatctctcctgaatttcattattttcatctacatatctaaaaatagtagatagctgagctttgcgactgatatctgtagattcgtccacaattatggaaacaaattttgatgcacgtatttcagttttaatctcatctagcaagacttttgatattgcggataccaagtcattttgtatatggttcgatagtccagtaaacaccgtagagttatctaaatgagttttcaattttatgtctgattcactcaacagatacagcaattcaatataattccctctattttccgattcctggtgctcaaaatgtcctcgtaaaggttgttcttgttttgctaaaaaatagatcgcgcttattaatttcgacaaaatgtatctatttgcagtaacttctttgttgtgcatttcaatatttgctttaaattgagcacttaaaaaattttctatacgaggtccctttccaaattttttaaattgagcagcagaacatatgtgagcttgagaacattcatgtctcttgcgcgatttacttaaa from Arctopsyche grandis isolate Sample6627 chromosome 1, ASM5162203v2, whole genome shotgun sequence includes the following:
- the LOC143917598 gene encoding zinc finger MYM-type protein 1-like: MDIENNNESGLVVEINNNCNCLIENVLKRRFASLPFNEKEIIVKSPKPTPILNIQSKTKTFKRYFNTETYEKISWICGCAHLTKLFCWPCILFSQEVNVWSKFGFSDLNNLSKSRKRHECSQAHICSAAQFKKFGKGPRIENFLSAQFKANIEMHNKEVTANRYILSKLISAIYFLAKQEQPLRGHFEHQESENRGNYIELLYLLSESDIKLKTHLDNSTVFTGLSNHIQNDLVSAISKVLLDEIKTEIRASKFVSIIVDESTDISRKAQLSTIFRYVDENNEIQERFVGFVDVSPNRTANALFQHIRETLEEFGCLDKLIAQTYDGAAVMSGEHNGVQRKIRDICPNSLFVHCYAHRLNLVLSQSVKHISGCKRFFSRMLSFSTFFCKSSRRISLLDCQIKKRFPTAAPTRWNYNSKILNMILEYQTELMEIFNQIINDEDEWDTDAVINAEVLHRYLKEFEFNFNLHLFSAIFNSADFLFEILQKKTFDISYCVSEIKKFVKYLDNKKDDFDSLWNKVITKNFNRKRKYAECEEDVKTTYKLHYSEILETLSVNTTNRFRDIENLKFLEFFNCDSMRF